One genomic region from Balaenoptera acutorostrata chromosome 1, mBalAcu1.1, whole genome shotgun sequence encodes:
- the AGTRAP gene encoding type-1 angiotensin II receptor-associated protein, giving the protein MELPAVNLKGLHRVPGRLCVVQLHHPGLGRVGRRAAGLHRRHKYVSGWLGGHHPPGHHPHQHLLPKGQPLGHRALQRWHGHRQRTPQAGLLLLRLPDVPGAQG; this is encoded by the exons ATGGAGCTGCCCGCCGTGAACCTGAAG GGGCTGCATCGTGTTCCCGGGCGCCTATGCGTGGTCCAACTTCACCATCCTGGCCTTGGGCGTGTGGGCCGTCGCGCAGCGGGACTCCATCGACGCCATAAGTATG TTTCTGGGTGGCTTGGTGGTCACCATCCTCCTGGACATCATCCACATCAGCATCTTCTACCCAAGGGCCAGCCTCTCGGACACAGAGCGCTTCAGCGCTGGCATGGCCATCGTCAGCGCACTCCTCAAGCCGGCCTCTTGCTTCTTCGTCTACCAGATGTACCGGGAGCGCAGGGGTGA